Part of the Paludisphaera borealis genome, CGGCCCGACGGCCGTCCCGTCAGGCTTCATCGATTTTCATTATTCGATTGACCTTAGGTGACGAAGGAGCGACGGATGAGGAACACGAAGCGAGGTTTCACGCTGATCGAACTTCTCGTGGTGATTGCGATCATCGCGGTGCTGATCGCGCTGCTGCTGCCGGCGGTCCAATCGGCGCGCGAGGCGGCCAGGCGGGCGCAATGCGTCAACAACCTGAAGCAGTTGGGCCTGTCGCTGCACAATTACCTGTCCTCGACGGGGGCGTTCCCGCCGGGAATCGTCACGACCGCCGACGGCGACGCGCCGGGGGAGCTAGGCACCTGGACGGTCTGGAGTCCGCAGGCGATGCTGCTCCCCTACGTGGAGCAGGGCCCGCTGTACAACGCGGCCAACTTCAGTTGGGCCTGCTGTTTCGACGGGCCGTACGCCGACGCGGTCAACTCGACGGTCTACCTGACCCGCATCGCGGGATTCCTCTGCCCGTCGGACGGCAACGCCGGCGTCGAGCAGATCAACAGCTACCTGGGCAGCCTCGGCTCCTCGACCCGCTCGACGCCGGCCGACGGGCTGACTAACGGCGTCTTCCAGGTGTACGACGCCAACCTGCGCACCGTGTCGGTCAGGATCGCGCAGTTGACCGACGGCACGTCGAACACCATCGCGTTCAGCGAGGCGCTCGTGGGCGACTTCGGCAAGAAGAACAACTACGCGGGCAACGGGATGACGGGGGTCGCCCACTGGGACGGCAAGGCCGACTTCCTCGACCCGGCGACCAACGTCCCCGCCGTGATGCAGGCTCTCCAGGACTGCAACACCTTCTGGAACGGGACCGCGATCATCGCCTGCCCCGGCGGCAACTGCAACAAGAGCGGCCTGAAGCAGTACGGCGGCCAGCTCTGGGCGCTGGGCGAACGGGGCTACACCCTGTTCAACACGGTGGTCCCCCCCAGCTCGACCCAGTACCCCTGGCGAATCTGCGGCCGGACCTGCTTGAACTGCTCCCCGGAAGAGTCCAACTTCCTGAACGCCAACAGCAACCATCCCGGAGGGGCGAACTTCGCCTTCGCCGACGGCAGCGTGAAGTTCCTCAAATCCAGCATCAGCATGCAGACGTACTGGGCGCTGGGCAGCCGCAACGGCGGCGAGGTGATCAGCTCCGATCAGTACTGATCACGGCCGCATCCCGCCGCCGGCTCAGACCTGGGCCGGCGGCTTCTTCTTCGCCTCGTCGGCCGCCACGATCGCTCCGATCGCCGCGCCGAGCCCGACGAGGACCTGGGCCATCGCCCGCGTTTCCGGCGACCCGGCCACCGGCAGGTGGGTGCGGTGGGTGGGAAACAGCAGGGCCCCGGCCAGCTCGTAGACGACCGTCGCGAGCGCCGCGCCGACCAGTCCCCCCACGGCGGTTCTCAGCCAGACGCCCTTGCGTCCGGTCCCGATCCCGAACGCCAGGCCGCCGGCGAACCCCGCCGTCGACCAGAGCGCAATATGCCCCAGCAGCGGGACCGCCAGGTCGGTGGACTGAGGGTCGAGCTTGGCGTACAGCAACGGCATCAAGACGCTCGCGACGCCGGCCGCCGCGAGCCCTCCCGCCAGCACCCCCACGACGCCCGCCTTGATCGTCGCCCCGACCGATCGCCGCGCCGCGCCGCCGGCCGCGCCCAGCGCCATCCCGACCAACGCGCCGGCCGCCGTGACGGCCGCGATGCCGCTGGACACCCGCGCCCGCGTGATTTTGAGGCTGTCTTCCAGCGTCGGCACCGGCTTCATCGTCGGCGTCAGCGTGGGCCGGTAAGCCCGCTGCACTTCCTCGCCGGCTCCCCAGGCGGCCAGCCCCGCGAGGGCCCCGGCCGCCACCGCCAGCACCCAGCCCCGGCGGGTCGCGATCCGCCCGGCCTCCAGGCCCGAGCCCCCCCCGCCGTGTTCCACGCCGATGTCCAGCCCCGAAGTCGGTTCACCAGGCATTGTTGATTCGTCTCCCTCGCGTGACAGCAAGCGACGGCCATTTCCACAACTTGGCTTCAGACTACTTGACGCAATACTCCTTCGATACAAAATATGCTATTCGTCGAAGCAGATAGGGAAAACGCATCGCCCGCGCTCCTTCGTCACCCCTGAACACCATAGCCTATGCACGCATTTGCAATACTCGCAGGGTTGGTCGACCACATCGGCGAGCCGGCCAGGATCGGAAGGACCCGCGCGGCGCGGAACGCGTTGCGGCGGCGCTTCGACGGCTTTCGCGCCCGTTGCGATCTCCGGGCCTGCACTCGGGGACGCCTCTCTCGATCAGAGTGAAGGATGGCCGCGATGAATGTGACGACCTGCGACTTGTGTTCGGCTCAAGTGGTCATCGAGAACGACGGGACGTGTCCAGCTTGCGGCGGCTCACCGCTCGCGACCAGCTCGGGGGCGGCGCGCGGCACGCTGAAGGCCCGGATCGACGCCTGGCTGGACCAGCCCGCATGGCCGAACAAGGCGCGCGGCGCAAGCGGCGCGGTGAACGCCCCGACGATCGCATGGCCGAACGGAGTCTTTCGGCCGAAAGGCAAATCGGCGGCGAGTGTTCGGGGGATGGGCTTCTTCACGTCGTTGATCATCGGATTCCTTGCCGCGAAGGGGGCCGGTTTCGCGGTCTATCTTCTGACGTCGGACTTGACCCGCGATCCCCTTGGGACGGGCCTCCTGCTGGGCCAGGTTCTTTTCCTGGCGGTCCGAGCGGTGGGCGGTTACGTGGGAGGCTTGGCGCGACAGAAGGATGAGCTTGCGCTCGCCGTGTGGCTGGGCGCGATCGACGTCGGATCGATGGCGGCCCTCAGCGCCGTGGTCAGGTGGCTGGGCTTGGGTCCCGTCGAACTCCAGGAGATCGTCCGCTCGACCTCGATGACAGACTATCTTCTCGAGGCTTTCATCGCCGTCCCCGGCTATATCGTCGGCGGTGGGTTGGCCCGGATCCAGCGCCGATACGCCTCGACTCGCGCATCACGCTCCGCCACGGCGAGCCTGGGGCGCCGCGTGATCTTTCTCTTCTCGGGCGGCATGCTCTGCATCATCGGCGTGCTGCTCTGCCTCGGGGCCTTCATCGTTTGTTACAAGAGCACGCAGCCGGGCAGCCCACCCCTATTTTCTCTGGACATGCTGATCCTGACGTTCACCTGGACCGTGGGAGGCTTCCTGGGCACAGGTGCGTATGCGATCGGCAAGCGACTCTGGGCCGCTGGGGCGCCCCCACTGACGGCGACGCCCGAGTTCGTGGTGTTGCGGGCGTTCCAGGATGATGCGATCGCCTTCCAGGGCGGCAACTTCCTCAGCGAACGCTTCCTCCCGTCGGCCGCCAAGTCGCTGGAAGAGATCCTGGTGATCGCTGCGCGTCGCTATGGACGCGCAGCGGCGATCGGCGACCCCAGGGAGAGCCTCCCCAGACCGGGAGCCTTGCGGACCTATTTCGAGGCGACCGACGACACCCACTGGCGCGATCAGGCCCTGGCCTATATCGACGGATGCAAGCATATCCTGGTCGTGCTCGGCTCAGGGGAGGGGGTGCGGTGGGAGTACGGCCAGCTCGCCGACCGCAACGCCCTGAACCGGACGATTCTCGTCGTCTCGCCCCGTGGGGCCGGCTCCTGGGCCGAATTCCGCAACACCGTCGCGGAACACGGCGTCCACAATCTGCCCGACGCTCTGCCGCCCAATACGATCCTCGTCCGCTTCGACGACGAGGGGCGGCCCAGGTTCTACAAATCCACCAAGATGAGCGCCGATGCGTACTTCGAGCGATTGCACCAGGCGCTCAGCGATAAAAAGGCCGGACGCAATTCGCCGGGCGAAGTCAAGGCACGGCCCGCGCGCCGAGCCGTCACATTCATCGGCGTACTGCTCATGGCGCCGCTCTGCGCCCTGCAGGGAGGTGCCCTCGGCTGGCTCGCTGTCATGGCGCTATCGCGATGGGCGGGCGAACCTGGCCAGGCCGTCGGGGCGGTCGTGATCGGTCTCGGCGCCGTCGCCGGGCTCATCTTCGGCGTCGTCAAGGGGGCGACGATCAAGCGGTTCTCTTAACGCCGGAAGCCCCAATGCCGACTCCGACGACGAACGCCGACTCTCTTCGGCGTCCGTCACATCGCCGTCGGTGGAACTCGGTCCTCGTCACTTGCCCGCGTTCACGATGGGCTGGGTGCCGCGATCGGAGCAGAGGACGACCAGGAGGTTGCCGACCAGGGCGGCTTTCTTGTCGTTGTCGAGATCGACGATCTTCTGGTGGGAGAGCCGCTCGAGGGCCATTTCGACCATGCCGACGGCGCCCTCGACGATCTTCTGGCGGGCGGCGATCACGGCGCTGGCTTGCTGGCGCTGGAGCATCGCGTGGGCGATCTCCGGGGCGTAGGCCAGGTGGCTGATCCGGGCTTCCATGACCTGGACCCCCGCCTGTTCGAGGCGGTCCTGGATCTCGGTTTTGAGGTGCTCGGCGATCTCGGGCGTGTGGCTCCGCAGCGCGATCTCGCCCTCGACGTGGGGGTCGTAGGGGTAGCTGGTCGCCATGTTCCGCAGGGCCGACTCGCTCTGGACGTGGACGAAGTTGTTGTAGTCGTCGACGTGGAAAAGCGCCTCGGCGGTGTCGACGACCCGCCAGACCACCACGGCGGCGATCTCGATCGGGTTGCCCGCGAGGTCGTTGACCTTCAGCCGCTCGCTCTCGAAGTTCCGCACCCGCAGCGAGATCCCCCGCTTGGTGAAGAACGGGTTGACCCACCGCAACCCCGGCTCGCGGACCGTCCCCTGATAGTTGCCGAAAAGCTGAAGCACCTTCGCCTCGTTCGGGCTGACCGTGAACAGGCCGATCAGTAAGAAGAAGCAGATGACGGACAGCGGAATGCCCAGCAAGATCAGGATCGGGCTCGCCGCGCCGGCGCCGGTCAGAACCAACAACCCGCCAAACGCTATCCCGCCCAGCAGCCCGGCCAGCATCCCCAGCCCCGGCTTCGGGATGATGGGGATCTCCCGCATCTTCAGAGACGGCTTCGTCGTGTTTTCCCACTCCGCGTCCATCGTCGCAACCCCCGATTGTTCAGTTCGTTGGGTGAATCGTCGTCAGCAGTGCGTTCGTCGCCGAGGCCCGAGTATTGACACGGGCCTCGCAATTGACAAACGTAGGAGCGCGCAGCCATCCCATTATCGAGCGGATCGCATCCTGCTTCGGCGATGATTCAAGGCGGCGAGAGGTCTCAGGAGCCTGTCATAACGCTTCGGTCTTTGCGGTTCGTCTGGGGATCGCTCGCTCTAGCGGCGCTCATGGTGTGCGCGGCCGCTCTGGCCGCGTGGAATCCCGCATGGCTCTATCGCGTGACGGGTAGTCAACGGTACTTCAACATCGCGGTGAGCCGGGCCGTCCCCAAGGGGGCGACTCTCGACCAGCTCGAAAGCGTCGTAGGTCCCGGACAGCGAGTCGCCGATCCGTCCTGGTCGAAGAAGTGTATCGAGCGTATGCCGAGCGACAACCCGGACGGCTGGCGCGAGGGGGACGTCTTCGTGTCTTATTCGTTCCCAGGCAAGGTGACCTGGTATTTCCAGGCGAGGGGTGGTCGGCTGATCAACTACGAGCCCTCCGTCCTCGCGGGCCAGCCGCAAGAGCATATCGCGCTCATCGGTCGGTAGAGAGACGCACGCATGGAGAACCCCTGATGGTCAACATCCGACCCATGACGGCCGACGACGTCGCGGACGCCATGCGATTGAAGGCCGAGGCGGGGTGGAACCAGGTCGCCGCCGATTGGGAGCGGTTCCTGGCCCTTGATCGCGACGGCTGTTTCGTCGCCGAGAGCCAGGGGCGGGTCGTCGGGTCGGTCACGTCGTGCCGCTTCGGCCCGGTCGCCTGGATCGCGATGGTGCTGGTGGAGAAGGCCCGGCGCGGGGCGGGGATCGGCCGGAGCCTGCTGGTCCACGCCCTGGAGCACCTCGAAGCCGCCGGCGCGCGGTCGATCCGGCTCGATGCGACGTCAATGGGACGGCCGCTGTATGAGTCGCTCGGCTTTCGCGTCGATTTCCATCTCGATCGCTACTCAGGAATCGTTGAGACCGTCGAGGCCGAGGGGACGTCGCGCCCCGCGCGGCCGGCGGACCTGGACGGGATCGCGGCCCTCGATCGGATCGCGACCGGGACCGACCGGCGGATTCTGGTCGATCGACTGTTGCGCGACAATCCCTTAGAATCCCTCGTAGCGGTGCCGATTCGCGGCTTCGCGCTGTGGAGGCCGGGCTCGTCGGCCGATCAGATCGGGCCTTGCATCGCCGAGCCCGACGCCGGCCAGGCGCTGCTGAACGACGTGGGCCGGCGACTGGCCGGGCGTCGCGTGATCGTCGATATCCCGACCAGCAACGTCGACGCCGTCGCCTGGGCCGAGCGGGCGGGCCTCAAGCCGAGCCGGGAGTTCTGGCGGATGACGCGCGGCGAGCCGGTCGTTGAAGACCTGTCCCGCCTCTGGGCGAGCTCGGGTCCGGAGATGGGTTGAAGGGCGTACAAGATCGGCGGGGGAGGGCGGATGAATCAGGACGTGATTCGCGACGTCGAGGACCTCGAAAACCGATTGAGCACGCCGACGGAAGGGGTGCTGGAGACGATGGCCCGCCTCGAAGGGGACCTGATCGTCCTGGGCGTGGCGGGCAAGATGGGGCCGACCCTCGCCCGCATGGCCCGCCGAGCCGCGGACGTGGTCGGCGGCGGCCGTCGCGTGATCGGCGTCGCGCGGTTCACCGACGCGGCCTCGGAAGAACGCTTGCAAGCGCACGGCGTCGAGACCATTCGATGCGACTTGCTCGATGAGGACGGGCTGTCGCGGCTGCCCGACGCCCCCAACGTCGTCTACATGGCGGGCCGGAAGTTCGGCACCACGGGCCAGGAAGCGGTCACCTGGGCGCTGAACGCCTACTTGCCCGGACCGGTCTGCCGGCGGTTTCGAGACAGCCGGATCGCGGCCTTCTCGACCGGCAACGTCTACGGACTCGTCCCCGTCGCGAGCCCTTCGCGCGAGTCCGACGCCCCGGCGCCGGCCGGCGAGTACGCGATGAGCTGCCTGGGACGCGAGCGGATGTTCGAGCACTTCAGCCGGACGCTGTCGATCCCCTCGGCCCTGATCCGCCTGAATTACGCGACGGAGATGCGGTACGGCGTGCTCGTCGACATCGCGCAGAAGGTCCGCGACGGCCTGCCGATCGACCTGTCCGTCGGCTCGTTCAACGTCATCTGGCAGGGTGACGCGAACGCGAACGCCTTGCAGACGTTCGACCACCTCGCGACGCCCCCCTGGTTGATCAACGTCACCGGCCCTGAAATCCTGAACGTCCGCGAGACCGCCGAGACGTTCGGCCGACTGTTCGGCCGATCGGTGGCGTTCACGGGCGCGGAAACAGAGCAGGCGCTGTTGAGCGACTCCGGCCAGGCGTTCCGACTCTTCGGCCGACCGCAGATCAGCGCCGACCAGATGATTCGATGGATCGCCGACTGGCTCGCGCGCGGCGGCCCGACGCTCGGCAAGCCGACCCACTTCGAGGCGAGCGACGGGAAGTTCTGACGAGACGCAACGAGGAGTCGTCGACGTGTTGAATTTGCCGATGCTGATCCGTGCCGCTCTCGATCGCGGCGTCGCGATTCCCGCAATGCCGCTGGCGCTGACGCCCGCGCGTCGACTCGACGAGCGCGGCCAGCGCGGCTTGATCCGTTACTACGCGGCGGCCGGCGTCGGGGGGCTCGCGGTCGGGGTCCACACGACGCAGTTCGCGATCCGCGAGCCCCGGCACGGCCTGTTCGAGCCCGTGCTCGCCCTGGCCGCCGAGGAGCTGACGCGCGCCGATCGCGATCGCGCGCCGGCCGACGCGCTCATCCGGGTCGCCGGGCTTTGCGGCGACACGAGGCAGGCCGTCGCCGAGGCCGAGCTGGCCCGCGACCTCGGCTATCACGTCGGCCTGCTCAACACGTCGGCGCTGGGCGCCGCGGCCGAGGACGCCGTGATCGCGCACTGTCGGGCCGTCGCGGAGGTGATCCCTCTGTTCGGCTTCTACCTCCAACCGAGCGTCGGCGGGCGGGTTCTGCCTTACGGCTTCTGGAGGAAATTCGCCGAGATCGAGGGGGTGGTCGCGATCAAGATGGCCCCGTTCAATCGCTACCAGACGCTCGACGTCGTCCGCGCCGTCGCCGAGGCGGGCCGCGCCGACGTCGCGCTTTACACCGGGAACGACGACGCCATCGTGCATGATCTGCTGACTTCCTACCGCATCGAAACGCCGCGCGGCCGCGTCGAGCGGCGGATCGTCGGCGGGCTGCTCGGCCACTGGTCGGTCTGGACGCGCCGGGCCGTCGAGCTGCTCGACGAATGCCAGGCCGCGACGCGCTCCGGCGCCGTTTCGACCGAGCTGCTTGCGAAGGCCGTGCACGTCACCGACGCCAACGCGGCCTTCTTCGACGCGGCGAACCGGTTCCAGGGCTGCATCGCCGGCCTGCATGAAGTCCTCCGCCGGCAGCG contains:
- a CDS encoding DUF1559 domain-containing protein — protein: MRNTKRGFTLIELLVVIAIIAVLIALLLPAVQSAREAARRAQCVNNLKQLGLSLHNYLSSTGAFPPGIVTTADGDAPGELGTWTVWSPQAMLLPYVEQGPLYNAANFSWACCFDGPYADAVNSTVYLTRIAGFLCPSDGNAGVEQINSYLGSLGSSTRSTPADGLTNGVFQVYDANLRTVSVRIAQLTDGTSNTIAFSEALVGDFGKKNNYAGNGMTGVAHWDGKADFLDPATNVPAVMQALQDCNTFWNGTAIIACPGGNCNKSGLKQYGGQLWALGERGYTLFNTVVPPSSTQYPWRICGRTCLNCSPEESNFLNANSNHPGGANFAFADGSVKFLKSSISMQTYWALGSRNGGEVISSDQY
- a CDS encoding SPFH domain-containing protein, which encodes MREIPIIPKPGLGMLAGLLGGIAFGGLLVLTGAGAASPILILLGIPLSVICFFLLIGLFTVSPNEAKVLQLFGNYQGTVREPGLRWVNPFFTKRGISLRVRNFESERLKVNDLAGNPIEIAAVVVWRVVDTAEALFHVDDYNNFVHVQSESALRNMATSYPYDPHVEGEIALRSHTPEIAEHLKTEIQDRLEQAGVQVMEARISHLAYAPEIAHAMLQRQQASAVIAARQKIVEGAVGMVEMALERLSHQKIVDLDNDKKAALVGNLLVVLCSDRGTQPIVNAGK
- a CDS encoding GNAT family N-acetyltransferase gives rise to the protein MVNIRPMTADDVADAMRLKAEAGWNQVAADWERFLALDRDGCFVAESQGRVVGSVTSCRFGPVAWIAMVLVEKARRGAGIGRSLLVHALEHLEAAGARSIRLDATSMGRPLYESLGFRVDFHLDRYSGIVETVEAEGTSRPARPADLDGIAALDRIATGTDRRILVDRLLRDNPLESLVAVPIRGFALWRPGSSADQIGPCIAEPDAGQALLNDVGRRLAGRRVIVDIPTSNVDAVAWAERAGLKPSREFWRMTRGEPVVEDLSRLWASSGPEMG
- a CDS encoding NAD-dependent epimerase/dehydratase family protein; this translates as MNQDVIRDVEDLENRLSTPTEGVLETMARLEGDLIVLGVAGKMGPTLARMARRAADVVGGGRRVIGVARFTDAASEERLQAHGVETIRCDLLDEDGLSRLPDAPNVVYMAGRKFGTTGQEAVTWALNAYLPGPVCRRFRDSRIAAFSTGNVYGLVPVASPSRESDAPAPAGEYAMSCLGRERMFEHFSRTLSIPSALIRLNYATEMRYGVLVDIAQKVRDGLPIDLSVGSFNVIWQGDANANALQTFDHLATPPWLINVTGPEILNVRETAETFGRLFGRSVAFTGAETEQALLSDSGQAFRLFGRPQISADQMIRWIADWLARGGPTLGKPTHFEASDGKF
- a CDS encoding dihydrodipicolinate synthase family protein, encoding MLIRAALDRGVAIPAMPLALTPARRLDERGQRGLIRYYAAAGVGGLAVGVHTTQFAIREPRHGLFEPVLALAAEELTRADRDRAPADALIRVAGLCGDTRQAVAEAELARDLGYHVGLLNTSALGAAAEDAVIAHCRAVAEVIPLFGFYLQPSVGGRVLPYGFWRKFAEIEGVVAIKMAPFNRYQTLDVVRAVAEAGRADVALYTGNDDAIVHDLLTSYRIETPRGRVERRIVGGLLGHWSVWTRRAVELLDECQAATRSGAVSTELLAKAVHVTDANAAFFDAANRFQGCIAGLHEVLRRQRLLAGVWCLDPDETLSPGQIEEIDRVYRSYPELNDDAFVAAHRDAWLSG